A single window of Synechococcus sp. C9 DNA harbors:
- a CDS encoding acyl carrier protein has translation MDKQEILTEVQKIVADTLDVELEKVTPEASFANDLGADSLATVDLVMKLEESFDIEIPDSAAEQITTVQQAVDYIAQQKVAA, from the coding sequence ATGGATAAGCAGGAAATTCTCACTGAAGTCCAAAAAATTGTGGCGGACACCCTGGATGTGGAATTGGAAAAGGTGACTCCAGAGGCGAGTTTTGCCAATGATTTGGGGGCGGATTCCCTGGCGACGGTGGACTTGGTGATGAAGTTGGAAGAGTCCTTTGATATTGAAATCCCCGACAGTGCCGCCGAGCAGATCACGACGGTACAACAGGCGGTGGACTATATTGCCCAACAGAAGGTAGCGGCGTAG